Genomic segment of Salvia splendens isolate huo1 chromosome 12, SspV2, whole genome shotgun sequence:
catcactcatgttaacaaaacacatcactcttgttcacaaaacacatcactcttgttcacaaaacacatcactcttattctgatttcacttcattcttatttgcaaaacaactgtaaatctaaccatgtaaacataatacaaagaccatacgattttcataatcacttaacatcagtgaaacaactataaatctaatcACAAAAACTACAGTTTTCATAATCACAATACACGAAAATATTgtatattaataaatagtagGAATTGTTATAGaattgaacaagagtgaagtaattgTTATAGAATTGAACGAATAATGATTACCTTTAGAAGTCTCAGCTTCCTCGCCCGAAGCTGATGAATCGGAATCGAAATAATCTTCGTCCGACCTCATAATTGAATCCATTGATTTGAATCACGATGATTGATTTGAATCGCGATGAACGGATTGAATAACAAATTGAATCGCGTCGAATTGAATTCAATCGcgatttgaatgaagtaataagatTTGGAAcgaaatttggaaaaaaatcgGATCGCAAGTTTGGAAGGAAAGAAAAGATCGCAGATTATGGAGTAATTTGATCGCAGATTTGCATGTTTGATCGCAGATTTAAATTAAGAAagcaatttccaaaattaccctcagcatattttctataattaaaataaataatatttgttccattaagatgtgtggctgagatttgttctctagttatacacttaagattagttatacattgatcactactctatatatatatatatatatatatatatatatatgcatgctgTATTGATGGAAACTTCATTGCAACAACAACCAATGTCCAATAATATATAGTGTTCCAAATCATGTAGCGGGAGATGCAAGTGCAAGAAGAGGAACAGCTCTATGGACTGTCATCCCGGGACTCTCACTCATGTCCAAATCTTTCGGTTCAACACCATTAGCCAATTTCCAGTCGAATTTCCGAAGCAGATCAGCTAAAAGAAGCTCCATCCCGGCAGAAGCCAAAGTGATCCCAGGACAGCCTCTTCGTCCACCCCCAAACGGAATCAGCTCAAAATCTAAGCCCTTAAAGTCTATAGAAGAATTCAAGAATCTCTCGGGCATGAACGTTTCTGGTTTGTCCCATGAGACGAGGTCTCTCCCTATAGCCCACGCGTTGATCATAACGATTGTTCCTGCAGAAATGTCGAACCCTTTCACTTGTACATCTTTGCTTGCAAGCCTAGGCAAAAGTAGTGGGAGTGGTGGATGTAAACGCATAGCTTCTTTGATTACAGCCTTCAAGTAATGCATTTTTTGTAGATCATCATCGGTTATCTCTGGTTTCTGCTTGAGAATACCTCTTACTTCTTGCTGCAATTTTTTCATCACTTTCGGGTGTCGTAAGATTTCTGACATTGTCCATTCCATAGTTGTGGATATTGTATCAGTTCCACCAACGAATACATCCTGCAAAATGATTAATTGTACataagtaaaaaaacaaaaacactgTATAATATAATGGACTTATCCACACTTATTACTAAAATGACTTAAGTATATAAACGAAGTGGGCAGTAGGTGAGAGAGATACGAATAAATTGGCTCAAAACTATGTCATTTCTAACTGTACATATGTGTCATTATTCATTACATCATCCAAACTTTATACTTCCTCAGtttcactcaagatgtccacgtTTTTTAGTAGCATAAGATTTTTAGGTGGAATAAGTGTGTGATAAAATAGAGTGGAAAatatgattgaatattttaataaggatAGATGAGAGGgggatttatttataaatataaaaagtggacatcttgagtgagacaaACTTAAAgggaaagatgaatattttgaTGGAGGGAGTACGTGTTTGCCAATTCAAATATTATAGGTTGCGAAAAAGACTATAATTGACCAAATTTCGTGACAATTAACCcctactaaaacaaaaacttttACAAAACTACATGAATAATCAAACCATACAAATCCACTAAAAATTATCACAacaaattgaataataaattaaaatcattAAGTGTTGAAAAATAAGTACTATGGGATATGATAAATctcaaaatattgaaattttgaattagaaAAAAGTGgtataaaatataaagtatgCACAAGCCACAAAGAGAGAGATGATTACCAAAATTATTGCTTTGAGGCTATCTCGATCAATAGAGACATCAAGAGTTGTATGATTATAGATATCAAGCAAAATATCCACAAAATGTTCACCACTTTCTTCCTTGACACCCTTCTTCTCCAGCATCCGTTCTTGAATCACACTCTCCAAAACAAGATCAATCCTTTTAGCAGTGTCATCAAGTCTCCTATCAAAACCATTAACACGCCCAATCCAACCAAGCCACGCTATAAAATCACCTATATCAATAATCCCTAAAAGCTTCATCAAATCCGCCATGGCCTCTAAAAACTTCTTCCCATTCTCCGAATCGCTCAGCTTCCCACCGAAGGCCGACCTTCCGATCACATCATTGCTAAAGCTCTCAAACATCGCACTCAAGTCCACCGCAGTGTTACCAGAAGTTTCTAGAACCTTCTTCACAATAAGTGCCGCTTCTTCTTCGCGAATCGCTCTGTATGATTGAACCCTTTTATTGCTCAGCAGCTGGAGAACAACGATGCTTCGAAGGCGACGCCAGTATTCGCCATAGGGCAAGAACGCGACGTCTCTGCATCCGTAGACAAGCTTCATCATGGCCTTGAAGCGGGGGCGGTTGGCGAAGGTGGTGTCGTGAGTCACCATGATTTCACGGGCGAATTCAGCGGAGGAGACGATGAGGACGGGGACGCTGCCGAAGTGGAGGAGCATGAGAGGGCCGTGTTTTTTGGCTAAGGAGTGGAGACTGCGGTGGGGAAGGGATGATCCGAGTTGGTGTAGGTTTCCGATTATGGGGAGCTTTGGTGGTGAAGGGGGCAGTTTTTTCTTGCTTGATGATTTGAGGAAGATTCGGGTGATGGATAATAGCAAGAGGAGGGAGAGAAGAGCCATGGGAATAAAGGGGTTTTGTTGGATTTCTTCCATGTCTCAGGTGTGTCACGAACTGAGATGATTTAGATGAGGCTATTTAAATGGAGTACTAGTTGTTTGTCTGAATAATGTTCGCGGGCTTTTAATATAAGCaaacaaaataatcaaatataataaaatatgggaTTGTGATAGACTGATAGAGATGATGCCGGAGCTCACGAACCgttggttccggttcggaaaCTCATACTTGATATGAAGTGATTTCGAATTGACACTATAAGAAATTTAAAAGTTAGAAATTTGctaaaataaaatctgaatatgaaagtttatttttttgttttcaaattaaaaaaaatttatcacGATGAATACATCTAAATACTTATCGAAAATAAATGGGTACACTTTGTTGGATGAAGAGAGGAGTATACTTTTATATAGATTAAAAAACAAAAGTCAAAGGCTGATATGATACTGTGACCACAAAGAAAgtccaaattaaaaataattaaactgcTTAAAGTCGCAGACCACGAGAATCATGTATTGTATAGAACTTCATGTGACACCACAATTGTTCCTATGAAAATAGTGAAGGAAATAGGAAAATAATTTAGGTTCCAATCAATAAAATTGTCTTCATCTTAATCAAATAATGCCATATAATATTGAAGATCAATATCTTTTGTGATATCACCAATATCTTCATTTGTCacatatagatatatatatcaCATAGATAGAGAAGGCTCTCCCTATAGCACAGACGCATTGATCGTCACCAATGTTCCACCAAAAATGTCGAAATCAAAGATTTAAATTAGTTTGATAAATACACATTTgactttaaaattaattttactaaTTCAACAAGATACttaatgataatatatatttgcaaaaatattaaaatttagttaggaaagaaaaacaatgaataaaacaacgacaaatgaaaaaaaaatgcacaGGGATGGATGACTAGAGAGAAATGCTGCCACGGTATTAAATTAAACTATTAATAGTGTTAGGTTATATATTTGGAGCAAAAGATCTCCATTTTAGATTTACACTTTGAGTCATACTTCTTCTCGAATCCATTAGATCTACCAATCTAAATATCTAATCTAGCCACAAAAGGATTATTAATATGACACCTAATATCGATTCATGGCCGAAAAATCTTCACTACAAAATAAACGTAATCCATTAAGGAGCTTTTTAGTaagatggaatggaatgaggaGGGAATGGAATGAAGGTGGGAATTGAATGACAATTTCATTCTATTCTTGTGCTTGGTAAGCCCAAGGAATGCAAGAGGAATGAAAttgttatttcttgattgatttcattCATATGTTTGATAACTACAAATTAATATAGAAATGGAATGGaattaaatatgaataattaatatgttgattctacaaaaaaaaagcattacacacatttcacacactacacgcactacacactacatgcacttttcatacactacacacactatacacacttcacacactacacacatttcacacactacatatatttcacacacttcacaatgtgtgtagtgtgtcaaatatgtgttgtgtgtgaagtgtgtatagtatgtgaaatgtgtgtaatgtgtgtagtgtgtgaatttttcaattattaaaatatgtgaaatgtgtctagtgtgtgaaatgcgtgtagtgtgtgaaatgtgtgtagcgtgtgaagtgtgtgtagtgtgtgaaatgtgtgtagtgtgtgtgtgtggatttttcaataattaaaaaattttaaatttattataaaattgtgatgatattaaatttaaatataatataaaataaaatttatataattttgttaaaatttaaaataagaaaaaaggaaaatggaatGGTCATTCATTAGCTAAATGGATGGAATGGGTATTCCCATGTGGAATAGAATGGTCATTCCAATAGGAATAGTGattcctaaaaaaaatatttaccaAACAAAGGAATGAAATGGAGGTAGGAATGTAATTCCATTCCCCCATTCCATTCCATTATACCAAGAGGGGCCTAAAggttataatattattaactaattttgaagtttgaaaaaaaatcagattttacaTGATCTAACCTAGTTAATTTATATTAGGACTGGTTCAGAAAATAGAGATGGTAAATTGAACCGGCGTACCACAACCAAATTGGAGTTGGTAGTCGAAATGATATGTAATGTTGATTCATGGTTGAAAAACTTGTCATAGAAAAATAACACAATGTATTAAAGgttttatgattttatcaattcaagtttatgataaaaaaaaattagaaataacaTGATCAAATCAAGTCGATTTAGGACTAGGACTGGTACAAAAACTAGAGACCGAATACCACCATCAAACTGGGTTGATAGTTGATTGTAACACCCgactttttttatctttttatttattcttgaaCGGACGTTGTTTGTGTAGCTGAAAATTTTACCTTAAATTCTTTTCGATGTTGATGGAATGGGctagaatttttattattgaatttgggcTAGGATCGGTTTCTTTATTTGTATGAAGCCCAATTCTTAGTAACCAACTTCTGGAAGTTCTTTTCAACTTCATTTTGGCCTAGTACAATTATTCTTTTTAGCCAATTTGAAATCCAATTGTTATGAGCCCAAATGATTTATTAAATTTTCACCCCACTTTGCATATGCAAGAATTTTAACGTGAGATTTCTCTCACCCAATTTTTGTTCCACAAAATCCGACATTAACAAGCCAATGAAGAGAACAAATCGGTTTCTACCTCTCATGAAATCAGTTATCTGCACATACATATCTCCCAATGATTCCCCGTTTTTCTTCAGTTCAACCAGTTCCAACAAAATCGAGAGTTAGAAATTATAGAAATAGAGATTAGAGTttagcaaagtcagatttttcTTTCAATACCAAAAGGACCGAGAGAGGGAGAAGATGGGTGGCGATGTTTAGAGTTTTAAACGGAGGGGGAAGGTGAGAAAGATAGGAGCACTGCGTGAAGGCGTGAAGGGAGATGCGATACTGTGTTGAGTTCTGATTTTGAGCGCTTCAAATCCGAATTTCACGTATGGTGAGGAAAAGACGAAAGttgggttttatttatttaatattttgggcctaatgaattaatttaaatatttgggCTAACTGTTTTGATAAGGAGTTGGAATTGATTTGGGTTGAGACAAATTAATTGAATGGAAGATTGGGCCGGAGTACTTTAAATCAATGGGTGACTTCACGCACGCTTTTCGAGAACGGAATGGAACACAAgttaaggctttaaacgaacgaggtgggctttcgaactaaatactttcaagagctttagttttaatatatcgattcgagcatcattttatgtgacgaaatgCCTGTGATtgcaattataattttattccGTGATGATGTGATATATGCTTAAAGTGAAAGTAATTGAGATTTGTTGCGAAGTATAGCTTTTTGAGTGGTTGTGAAATGCTCGATTTTGTTGATATGATGTGATGCTCGACCTTGagagaaaaatgatttatgtttcaaatacgttttaTGAGAAAAATGGAGTTTGCAAAGGGTATGTCATGCCaagtttttgttttgagaaatgtctatcTGTTTATTTAGCAAGGGAGtggtccctactagacctattgaaatcgaattcgggtctgattagggagtgagtccctactcaggctagtgtacaacATTGGGGATCGTGAGTCGTCTTTTGGGACGGCCTGTCCGATGATCGAGTTTATGGCATATTCTCGTTGCACATGTTGTTGAGGTTGTTGATGTTGAGGTTGTTGagatgatgatgctgatgattgcttagtgggaagtgagtccctactatgagtttaatcgaattcgggtcctagcaagggtgcgtccctactcggactagtgtacacgatgaggactgTGAGTCATCGaatgggttggccggttttcgtgctcgtggaaagtggccaccttacacggcaccctaaagaacagatatggcagtttcttaaataactAAAGTAGAAATGGCTGTGTTTTTGAAACGATGCgaaaaggatttgaggatgaattgaaagtttgtgtttgagatctttttagtgtctcgggctaGTTAAAACCCTGGGTCACTCAATGCCGgcatgacataactgtttttataaaattgttttggcatttgttcactgATTACATCAAGTACTTAGCCATGCATGTGTTtcccctatgtgcaggttgtgctgtgacgagcgcggtgggtgttgagcataaaagagaagaagatgtcTGTCAAATGTTcggaatatgttgtgtcttcatacatgacattattctactctcgaatgcttccgctaaacAGTATTTCTTTTAagttcaagtattgttgagataatattcttttcgagttgttgattgttgagataatactttgattttattcgagttatgccttttatttcgagctatggtcgagttgtgccCTTTTACCCTTTTTCtcctttctttcccgcttctttaatcctccccctaatcgcgatcaaccgtgttttctatccttggAAAATGCAGTCGTGACATTGATATCCAGATTTTGCCTTGGGTCCATTGGGCCAACCCTAAGGTTGGTGTGGGCTCTAACATAAAAGCCCAAGCAAGCATTGAAGTgctttttattttgtaaaatgtGAAGTTTAGACTTTAGATGGCCTTTActttttaagaatttttttaataatcgtacatgaacttttatttttctgagcattataatttaatttatgtaactattcatgattaattaaaaattacctaTAAATCCACTTCCTTTTGTTAGTTGGACGACTAATTGAGCTAGTTTAATTGATGAGTTATactaagtaaaataaaaatcaaataaaattatttaatattacatTTTTCATATATAGTTCTCTGGGGTTCTTCAAAGCTCAAAGAGCCtgatttccacaaaattaattgCTTTTGAAATTCGTATGCGAGATTAGAGGACTACTCTTTTTcacattgttttattttttctacactcattttcattcaatttcaaAGAAATATTTTCCATATTCTTCAGTGAAAACATTTAACTCTTCCGAATCTTTCCTTTTCATTGAGCATCAAATCATAATTAGCTAATATTCAATTTCGGTAGAATTACTAATTCAATGGGTGATACTACACGTCGTATGTATTACTATAAAATTTAGttattaatatatattctaTAATAATCGTGCCTTTGTGTTAACTGAAAATCGTATTCTATTACATTAATATTTTTGTATGTTAATGGTTCATTTATGTCAATGTTTTTATGACAATTGACAATCTTATGATCTTCATGTaaaaaaatagtcatatttttcattttcgatTATCCACAAAAATTATCTCCTAGCCTCCTATtatttcaag
This window contains:
- the LOC121757954 gene encoding cytochrome P450 71A8-like, whose product is MEEIQQNPFIPMALLSLLLLLSITRIFLKSSSKKKLPPSPPKLPIIGNLHQLGSSLPHRSLHSLAKKHGPLMLLHFGSVPVLIVSSAEFAREIMVTHDTTFANRPRFKAMMKLVYGCRDVAFLPYGEYWRRLRSIVVLQLLSNKRVQSYRAIREEEAALIVKKVLETSGNTAVDLSAMFESFSNDVIGRSAFGGKLSDSENGKKFLEAMADLMKLLGIIDIGDFIAWLGWIGRVNGFDRRLDDTAKRIDLVLESVIQERMLEKKGVKEESGEHFVDILLDIYNHTTLDVSIDRDSLKAIILDVFVGGTDTISTTMEWTMSEILRHPKVMKKLQQEVRGILKQKPEITDDDLQKMHYLKAVIKEAMRLHPPLPLLLPRLASKDVQVKGFDISAGTIVMINAWAIGRDLVSWDKPETFMPERFLNSSIDFKGLDFELIPFGGGRRGCPGITLASAGMELLLADLLRKFDWKLANGVEPKDLDMSESPGMTVHRAVPLLALASPAT